In one window of Synechococcus sp. M16CYN DNA:
- a CDS encoding protein adenylyltransferase SelO family protein — MSPQSKNSLNHSITSFNEFLQCADYSLINYLNADPDSTQNGNDHSARQVFSGHFVPVKPTPLKDADYVIHSQRFFDEIGLSDSLVKDQDFIKMFSGDLSSADVKCPFGWATGYALSIYGTEYIRQCPFGTGNGYGDGRAISVFEGLLNGKRWEMQLKGSGPTPYCRGGDGRAVLRSSVREFLAQEFMYALGIPTTRSLTLFVSRSQMVMRPWYSEHSTSHEPDIVTENPVSITTRVASSFLRVGQLELFARRAYNRAHPRAMEELNMIVSHLIDREYKNSIDLTLSFTNQLVELSFLFQDRLTSLVANWLRVGFCQGNFNSDNCTVGGFTLDYGPFGFCELFDPNFQPWISGGRHFSFFNQPVAAEANFNMFWKSLRILLLDDADALQRFDQSRQQFKQTMRLKIQAVWTSKLGLVRYDHQLCQRLLQLLSYSRVDYTIFFRELSNLPRNLSGLKKSFYDSLPKTLENQWLSWLNDWYKVVTSKRNIYEISQQMKQTNPKYTWREWLVVPAYEQATQGDYKLIREIHNVLSHPYDEQSKTIENKYYLLKPESVFSIGGISHYSCSS, encoded by the coding sequence ATGTCACCTCAATCTAAAAATTCTCTGAATCATTCCATTACTAGTTTTAATGAATTTCTGCAATGTGCTGATTATTCATTAATAAACTATCTGAATGCTGATCCAGATTCTACTCAGAATGGTAATGATCATAGTGCACGTCAGGTTTTTTCTGGTCATTTTGTCCCTGTCAAACCTACTCCGCTGAAAGATGCTGATTACGTAATTCATAGTCAAAGATTCTTTGATGAAATTGGTCTCAGCGATTCTTTAGTGAAAGATCAAGATTTCATCAAAATGTTTTCTGGTGATCTATCTTCTGCCGATGTTAAATGTCCATTTGGCTGGGCAACCGGTTATGCCCTCTCAATTTATGGAACCGAATATATTCGACAATGTCCTTTTGGCACTGGCAATGGATATGGTGATGGTCGTGCCATATCAGTTTTTGAAGGTTTATTAAATGGCAAGCGTTGGGAAATGCAATTGAAGGGCAGCGGCCCAACACCTTATTGCCGCGGTGGGGATGGACGTGCTGTGTTGCGCTCCAGCGTGCGCGAATTCTTAGCTCAGGAGTTTATGTACGCTCTTGGTATTCCAACAACACGATCCTTAACTCTATTTGTTTCCCGATCTCAAATGGTAATGAGGCCTTGGTACTCAGAACACTCCACATCACACGAACCAGACATCGTAACTGAAAATCCCGTTTCTATCACAACGCGTGTTGCTTCATCTTTCTTACGCGTTGGACAGTTAGAACTATTTGCACGTCGGGCCTATAACCGTGCGCATCCAAGAGCTATGGAAGAGTTGAACATGATTGTATCGCATTTAATTGATAGAGAGTATAAAAACAGTATTGATTTAACCTTATCTTTTACAAATCAATTGGTAGAATTATCTTTTCTTTTCCAAGATCGCCTTACATCTTTAGTTGCCAATTGGTTACGTGTTGGTTTCTGCCAAGGTAACTTTAATAGTGACAATTGCACTGTAGGCGGCTTCACACTGGACTATGGACCATTCGGGTTCTGTGAGCTTTTTGATCCTAATTTTCAGCCTTGGATTAGTGGTGGTAGACATTTCTCCTTTTTTAATCAACCTGTTGCTGCAGAAGCCAATTTTAATATGTTTTGGAAGTCTTTAAGAATATTACTTTTAGATGATGCTGATGCTCTACAAAGATTTGATCAGAGTCGTCAACAATTTAAACAAACAATGCGATTAAAAATTCAAGCAGTGTGGACCTCTAAGCTAGGTTTAGTTAGATACGATCATCAGCTTTGTCAAAGGTTATTACAGCTCTTAAGTTACTCTAGAGTAGATTACACGATCTTTTTCCGTGAGTTATCAAACTTACCCCGCAATTTATCAGGACTAAAAAAGAGTTTTTACGACTCGTTACCTAAAACACTTGAAAATCAATGGCTATCTTGGTTGAATGATTGGTATAAAGTCGTTACATCCAAACGAAATATATACGAAATTAGCCAACAGATGAAACAAACTAATCCCAAATATACTTGGAGAGAATGGCTCGTTGTTCCTGCCTATGAACAAGCAACTCAGGGTGACTATAAGTTAATCAGAGAAATTCATAATGTTCTTAGTCATCCTTATGATGAACAGTCAAAAACTATTGAAAATAAGTATTACCTTTTAAAGCCAGAATCAGTATTTAGTATTGGTGGAATATCTCATTATAGTTGTTCATCCTAA